DNA sequence from the Janibacter sp. CX7 genome:
GCGGATGCCGTGGTGGTGCTCAAGGGGCGGTCCTTCCGGAGGTCTGGAGGGGCGAAGGGGGGTGCGTCGCCGACTGCGCGTCGGCGGCAAGATCTGCGGCGAGCCGGGTGAGGAGACGGTCGAGGTCGACGAGGTCCTCTTCCGGCCAGTCGGCGAGCATCCGGCCGAGGAGGCCGGTGCGGGCGCTGCGCTCGTCGAGGAGCGTCTGGAGGCCGTCCCCGCTCAGGCGCACCGTGGAGGCGCGCCCGTCACTGGGGTCGGGCAGGCGCTCGAGGAGCCCGTGCGTCTCGAGGTGGCTCACCCGTCGGCTGATCGTCGACAGGTCGTGGCCGAGGGATTCGGCGAGCTTGGAGATGCGGATCCCGGCCTCGGTGGGGCAGTGCGCCAGCGTGCCGAGGAGGGCGTAGTCGGTGCGGCTCATGGCCTGGGGGTCGAGCGCCTGGCGGCGGGCGATCATCTTCGAGAAGAGCCCGAAGACCTGACCCAGCGTCTCCTGCAGCTGAACTGCGACGGTGGGGTTGGTTGCGTGCATACATCAACTATATACCTGCGTGCCGCAAGCATCCAAATCAACGTCGGTCGAGGTGTTGGGTCCCGGGCGGCCGGTGGGCTGGAACTATGCAGGACCCTAGGGTTTTGCGGAGTTCGTCGGGGCGGGTGCACCGGGATGGGACGGCCTACCTGGCGAAGGGGGGACGGTCAGCCCTGCTCGATGAGCAGGGTCGGGGTGCCCAGGGCGCGGTCGCGGACGGTCGCCACGCGGGTGCCGGGCTTGCGGCCGGTGCGCACCTCGGAGACCTCGACGCCGCTGGCGACGAGGCGCTCGCGAGTGGCCCCGATGTCGGTGGACCGCCAGGCCAGGCCGCCGAAGGAGTCGGGTTCGCCCGTCGGCTCGATCGGCGCGGCCACCTCGACGACCGCGTCGCCGCACCGGAAGAAGAGCCCGCGGAAGCCGTGCTCGGTCAGGCGCCGGTCCAGCCGGAGGTCGAGACCGACGCGTGCGCCGAGGTCGGCGGCGGCCCGCTCGGCGTCGCCGGCGCGCACGACGACGTGGTCGAGGACGATGTCCGTGCTCCCTTCGCCCTCGACGAAGGGAGCGAGTCGCCAGATCAGCCCGCCGAGGTCGAAGCCGCTGGCGTCACCGACGAGACCGCGCCGCTGGAGCAGCCGCTCGGTCGCCGCGACGTCGGCGACGCCGAGGGTGACAGCGGTCAGGCCGCCGTCCCCGGACTGGACCTCGATCTCGCGGTCGAGCGTGCCGAGTCGCCGCCACGCGTCCTGAGTGGCGGCGACGTCGGGGCTGGCGATGGTCAGGCCGGTGATCCTCACCCCGCCATCATGGCGTGGCCGGCTCCGGGGCGCTCCACGGCTGGGCGAAGGGAGTCGCCGGCCGGCCCGTGTCGGCGAGGATCAGCTCGAGCGACGTCGCCCCGTCGATCTGCTCGCGGATGATGTCGGCGTGACCCGCGTGGCGGGCGAGCTCCTCGATGAAGTGGAC
Encoded proteins:
- a CDS encoding MarR family winged helix-turn-helix transcriptional regulator; the encoded protein is MHATNPTVAVQLQETLGQVFGLFSKMIARRQALDPQAMSRTDYALLGTLAHCPTEAGIRISKLAESLGHDLSTISRRVSHLETHGLLERLPDPSDGRASTVRLSGDGLQTLLDERSARTGLLGRMLADWPEEDLVDLDRLLTRLAADLAADAQSATHPPSPLQTSGRTAP
- a CDS encoding VOC family protein, whose amino-acid sequence is MRITGLTIASPDVAATQDAWRRLGTLDREIEVQSGDGGLTAVTLGVADVAATERLLQRRGLVGDASGFDLGGLIWRLAPFVEGEGSTDIVLDHVVVRAGDAERAAADLGARVGLDLRLDRRLTEHGFRGLFFRCGDAVVEVAAPIEPTGEPDSFGGLAWRSTDIGATRERLVASGVEVSEVRTGRKPGTRVATVRDRALGTPTLLIEQG